One Methylobacterium oryzae DNA window includes the following coding sequences:
- a CDS encoding SDR family oxidoreductase has product MNTILITGCSSGFGLETARTFLERGWRVVATMRGPRSDLLAPSDRLSILPLDVTDHDSIDRAVAAAGPVDALVNNAGVGLLNALEGVSMDAAREVFETNTLGTIAMTRAVLPQFRARRAGVVVNVTSSVTQRPLHLLSVYTASKAAVNAFTESLALELEPFGIRARLVIPGRSPETAFGANARARMGMDIPEAYAAVAAKVFAGIQQADGDLTRSSDVAEAVWRAATDPSCPMRLPAGADAVAWAKAS; this is encoded by the coding sequence ATGAACACGATCCTGATCACCGGCTGCTCGTCCGGCTTCGGCCTGGAGACGGCCCGCACCTTCCTCGAACGGGGCTGGCGCGTGGTCGCCACGATGCGCGGGCCGCGGAGCGACCTGCTCGCGCCCTCCGATCGTCTGAGCATCCTGCCGCTCGACGTGACCGACCACGACAGCATCGACCGCGCGGTCGCGGCGGCCGGACCGGTCGACGCGCTGGTCAACAACGCCGGCGTCGGGCTCCTGAACGCGCTGGAGGGCGTCTCGATGGACGCCGCGCGGGAGGTGTTCGAGACCAACACCCTCGGCACCATCGCGATGACCCGAGCGGTGCTGCCGCAGTTCCGGGCGCGCCGCGCGGGCGTCGTCGTCAACGTGACGTCGAGCGTGACGCAGCGCCCGCTGCACCTGCTGTCCGTCTACACGGCGAGCAAGGCGGCGGTGAACGCCTTCACCGAGTCCCTGGCGCTGGAACTCGAACCGTTCGGCATCCGCGCCCGGCTGGTCATTCCCGGACGGTCCCCGGAGACCGCGTTCGGCGCCAACGCGCGCGCCCGCATGGGCATGGACATCCCCGAAGCCTACGCGGCGGTGGCCGCGAAGGTCTTCGCCGGCATCCAGCAGGCGGACGGGGACCTGACCCGGTCCTCGGACGTGGCGGAGGCGGTGTGGCGCGCGGCGACCGACCCATCGTGCCCCATGCGTCTGCCCGCCGGTGCCGACGCGGTGGCGTGGGCCAAGGCGAGCTGA
- a CDS encoding PAS domain-containing protein, which produces MHGRSDAPICDPAFLADGGAMAVLLRAHDWDSTPLGALFAWPESLTTLVGVMFGANRPTFILWGPERRLLYNDLYAEILGNRHPAALGRDCLAVWGGVGADLASLVDRAYAGRPVHTAEGEPLLHGDGGADAARFALSLVPVRDTAGRVTGLVGTCTAIAGQAAAASRPRETEASRRDNEERQSFLLDLSDTLRPLTASAEIVAVASRRLGERVGASRVFYAEIAGSLMKVEREYVRGVGSIVGEHSLAAFGPDLLAAYRDGTVVAVEDVAADPRFSEAARAGLGSREVAAFVDVVLFRGAEWVSLLAVQSAVPRAWTTAEGNLIRDVGERVKAAIERARAEAALRKSEEHLAAIFAGASVGLSEVDAAGRFLRVNTELCRILGRPAEALLRLGVADVTDPADRAPSAAALARALETDRDVTLDKRYLRPDGSAIWASSSIRRLDDADGRLKSLLIVTADLSRRKEAETRLAESERRLQDLNETLELQVSERTAERNLFATIVERTDIMVMAADLDYNILAINKANADEFARIYGVRPKVGDNMLDLLADQPEHQAQVRAGWGRGLAGEEITLVEEFGDAERARPYYEISFRTLRDARGERTGCYQFVMDVTERLRGQAELAQAQEALRQSQKLEAVGQLTGGVAHDFNNLLTIIRSSVDFLRRPDLPEVRKRRYLDAVSETVERAAKLTGQLLAFARRQALKPEVFEVGQRVRAIADMLDTLTGARVHVVTEVPEATCLIRADVSQFETALVNMAVNARDAMDGEGTLTLRVTCGAALPAIRGHAGSRKPFAAVSLIDTGTGIPPERIGRIFEPFFTTKEVGKGTGLGLSQVFGFAKQSGGDVDVRSTLAAGTAFTLYLPEVASEERPADDRLQDADLAPLGSGQRVLVVEDNVGVGQFATQILEDLGYRPTWAANAEEALEELGRAENRFDLVFSDVVMPGMGGVALAQELRRRAPQVPVVLTSGYSHVLAQSDAHDFTLLHKPYSAEQLGRILHRALDPRRKAGALADPS; this is translated from the coding sequence ATGCACGGGAGATCTGACGCCCCGATCTGCGACCCGGCCTTCCTCGCCGACGGCGGCGCGATGGCCGTGCTCCTGCGCGCGCACGACTGGGACAGCACGCCCCTCGGCGCGCTGTTCGCCTGGCCCGAATCGCTGACGACCCTCGTCGGGGTCATGTTCGGCGCGAACCGGCCGACGTTCATCCTCTGGGGCCCCGAGCGGCGGCTCCTGTACAACGATCTCTACGCGGAGATCCTCGGCAACCGGCATCCCGCGGCCCTCGGCCGGGACTGTCTCGCGGTCTGGGGCGGGGTCGGTGCCGATCTCGCGTCCCTCGTGGACAGGGCCTATGCTGGCCGGCCGGTCCACACGGCGGAGGGCGAGCCCCTCCTCCACGGCGACGGCGGTGCCGACGCGGCGCGCTTCGCGCTCTCCCTGGTGCCGGTCCGGGACACGGCGGGGCGCGTCACCGGCCTCGTCGGGACCTGCACGGCGATCGCCGGTCAGGCGGCCGCCGCCAGCCGTCCGCGCGAGACGGAGGCGTCGCGCCGGGACAACGAGGAGCGGCAATCCTTCCTGCTCGATCTCAGCGACACGCTCCGTCCGCTGACCGCGTCGGCGGAGATCGTCGCGGTGGCCTCGCGGCGCCTCGGCGAGCGCGTCGGCGCGAGCCGCGTCTTCTACGCCGAGATCGCCGGCAGCCTGATGAAGGTCGAGCGGGAATACGTCCGGGGCGTCGGCTCGATCGTCGGGGAGCATTCCCTGGCGGCGTTCGGCCCCGACCTGCTGGCCGCCTACCGCGACGGGACGGTGGTCGCGGTCGAGGACGTGGCCGCCGATCCCCGCTTCAGCGAGGCGGCGCGCGCCGGCCTCGGATCCCGCGAGGTCGCGGCCTTCGTCGACGTCGTGCTGTTCCGCGGCGCGGAGTGGGTGAGCCTGCTCGCGGTGCAGAGCGCGGTGCCGCGCGCTTGGACCACCGCCGAGGGGAACCTGATCCGCGACGTCGGCGAGCGCGTCAAGGCGGCGATCGAGCGCGCCCGCGCGGAGGCGGCCCTGCGCAAGAGCGAGGAGCACTTGGCGGCGATCTTCGCCGGCGCCTCGGTCGGCCTGTCCGAGGTGGATGCCGCGGGGCGCTTCCTGCGGGTCAACACCGAGCTGTGCCGGATCCTCGGGCGCCCGGCCGAGGCGCTGCTGCGGCTCGGCGTCGCCGACGTGACCGATCCCGCGGACCGGGCGCCGAGCGCGGCCGCGCTGGCGCGGGCCCTCGAGACCGACCGCGACGTCACCCTCGACAAGCGCTATCTCCGCCCCGACGGCAGCGCGATCTGGGCCAGCAGCAGCATCCGGCGCCTCGACGACGCGGACGGCAGACTCAAGAGCCTGCTGATCGTCACGGCCGATCTCAGCCGGCGCAAGGAGGCCGAGACGCGGCTTGCCGAGAGCGAGCGCCGCCTCCAGGACCTGAACGAGACGCTGGAGCTGCAGGTCTCCGAGCGCACCGCGGAGCGCAATCTCTTCGCCACGATCGTCGAGAGAACCGACATCATGGTGATGGCGGCCGATCTCGACTACAACATCCTGGCGATCAACAAGGCGAATGCGGACGAGTTCGCGCGCATCTACGGCGTGAGGCCGAAGGTGGGCGACAACATGCTCGACCTGCTGGCCGACCAGCCCGAGCATCAGGCGCAGGTGCGGGCGGGGTGGGGGCGCGGGCTCGCCGGCGAGGAGATCACCCTGGTCGAGGAGTTCGGCGACGCGGAGCGGGCGCGCCCCTACTACGAGATCAGCTTCCGCACCCTGCGCGACGCGCGGGGCGAGCGCACGGGCTGCTACCAGTTCGTCATGGACGTCACCGAGCGGCTGCGCGGCCAGGCCGAGCTGGCCCAGGCGCAGGAGGCGCTGCGCCAGTCGCAGAAGCTGGAGGCGGTGGGCCAGCTCACCGGCGGCGTCGCGCACGACTTCAACAACCTGCTGACCATCATCCGCTCGTCCGTCGACTTCCTGCGCCGGCCCGATTTGCCGGAGGTCCGCAAGCGCCGCTACCTCGACGCGGTCTCCGAGACCGTGGAGCGGGCCGCGAAGCTCACCGGCCAGCTGCTGGCCTTCGCCCGCCGGCAGGCCCTCAAGCCCGAGGTGTTCGAGGTCGGCCAGAGGGTGCGGGCGATCGCCGACATGCTCGACACCCTGACAGGCGCGCGGGTGCACGTCGTGACCGAGGTGCCGGAGGCGACCTGTCTGATCCGGGCGGATGTGAGCCAGTTCGAGACCGCGCTCGTCAACATGGCGGTCAACGCCCGCGACGCCATGGACGGGGAAGGCACGCTGACCCTGCGCGTGACCTGCGGCGCGGCCCTGCCGGCCATCCGCGGCCATGCCGGGTCCCGGAAGCCCTTCGCGGCCGTGTCGCTGATCGACACCGGCACGGGCATCCCGCCCGAGCGGATCGGCCGGATCTTCGAGCCGTTCTTCACCACCAAGGAGGTCGGCAAGGGGACCGGCCTCGGCCTGTCCCAGGTGTTCGGCTTCGCCAAGCAGTCGGGCGGCGACGTCGACGTGCGCAGCACCCTCGCTGCGGGCACCGCGTTCACCCTCTACCTGCCGGAGGTGGCGTCCGAGGAGCGGCCGGCCGATGACCGCCTGCAAGATGCCGACCTCGCGCCGCTCGGGAGCGGGCAGCGTGTCCTAGTCGTGGAGGACAATGTCGGCGTCGGGCAGTTCGCGACGCAGATCCTGGAGGATCTGGGCTACCGGCCGACCTGGGCGGCCAACGCCGAGGAGGCGCTGGAGGAGCTCGGCCGGGCGGAGAACCGCTTCGACCTGGTCTTCTCGGACGTGGTGATGCCGGGCATGGGCGGCGTCGCGCTCGCGCAGGAGCTCCGGCGGCGCGCGCCGCAGGTACCCGTGGTGCTGACATCGGGTTACAGCCACGTTCTCGCGCAGTCGGACGCCCACGACTTCACGCTGCTCCACAAGCCGTACTCGGCCGAGCAGCTCGGCCGCATCCTGCATCGGGCCCTGGATCCGCGCCGGAAGGCCGGCGCGCTCGCGGATCCGTCCTGA